One part of the Rhodococcus oxybenzonivorans genome encodes these proteins:
- a CDS encoding acyl-CoA synthetase — MPAQHLLTKIADTAGAVRVMNRSGLVPFPRVDQGIRSLLAVRKYGPFAGPVHAHAEARLDAVALIDERGPLTYIDIDEQSNALVRAWQAEGITPGSVMGCMCRNHRGLVLTMLAAAKNGTRLVLMNTGFARPQLVDVAAREQIEAFVYDDEFRQVAETLRDDVTSYRSWAEDGSASQVRTLDDLIDGVDRGPVPAPSTEGGFVLLTSGTTGTPKGAPRGHTSPLASAQFLDRVPLRRGQTMMMAAPAFHGTGVSQFALALALGQTVVMHRKFDPENTIRLVEKHRCDVLVVVPTMLQRIIDLGPDTLAKYDTSSLTIIFAAGSSLSPDLCKRTTAAFGHVLHNLYGSTEVAVATVATPADLALAPGTAGRPPVTCHVELYDEAGQRITEPETVGRIFVASGLSFSGYTDGRDKERINGLLSTGDVGHFDRNGLLFVDGRDDDMIVSGGENVYPLEVENLLADREDVIEAAVIGVEDADFGHRLRAFVVPAPGSAKDAEEMKAYIKSNLARYKVPRDIVFIDELPRNATGKLLRRALIEMEP; from the coding sequence ATGCCAGCTCAGCACCTTCTCACCAAGATCGCGGACACCGCGGGAGCCGTTCGGGTGATGAACCGCTCCGGCCTCGTGCCGTTCCCCCGGGTCGACCAGGGCATTCGTTCCCTCCTGGCAGTCCGGAAATACGGCCCGTTCGCGGGTCCGGTGCACGCTCACGCCGAGGCCCGACTCGACGCGGTGGCGTTGATCGACGAGCGCGGGCCACTCACCTATATCGACATCGACGAGCAGTCGAACGCCCTGGTGCGCGCGTGGCAGGCAGAGGGCATCACCCCAGGGTCCGTCATGGGATGTATGTGCCGCAATCACCGCGGCCTGGTACTCACCATGCTCGCGGCCGCCAAGAACGGCACCCGCCTGGTACTGATGAACACCGGTTTCGCACGGCCGCAGCTCGTCGACGTGGCCGCCCGCGAGCAGATCGAAGCGTTCGTCTACGACGACGAATTCCGACAGGTCGCCGAGACACTTCGCGATGACGTCACCTCGTACCGATCGTGGGCAGAAGACGGCTCCGCGTCTCAGGTGCGCACCCTCGACGACCTGATCGACGGCGTCGATCGCGGCCCCGTCCCGGCCCCTTCCACCGAAGGTGGTTTCGTTCTCCTCACCAGCGGCACCACCGGAACGCCGAAAGGTGCGCCGCGGGGCCACACCTCGCCGCTGGCGTCCGCCCAATTCCTCGACCGGGTTCCCCTGCGGCGCGGGCAGACGATGATGATGGCCGCGCCCGCGTTCCACGGAACGGGCGTCTCGCAGTTCGCGCTCGCGCTCGCCCTCGGCCAAACGGTGGTCATGCACCGAAAGTTCGACCCGGAGAACACGATCCGCCTGGTGGAGAAGCACCGTTGTGACGTTCTCGTCGTTGTTCCCACCATGTTGCAGCGCATCATCGACCTCGGCCCGGACACCCTGGCGAAGTACGACACCTCGAGCCTGACCATCATCTTCGCGGCCGGGTCGTCGCTGTCCCCCGATCTGTGCAAACGGACCACCGCAGCGTTCGGACACGTTCTGCACAACCTTTACGGGTCCACCGAGGTCGCCGTTGCCACCGTGGCGACACCCGCCGACCTCGCGTTGGCCCCCGGCACCGCCGGCCGTCCGCCCGTCACCTGCCACGTGGAACTGTACGACGAAGCGGGACAACGGATCACCGAGCCGGAAACGGTCGGACGAATATTCGTGGCCAGTGGGCTCAGCTTCTCCGGTTACACCGACGGCCGCGACAAGGAACGGATCAACGGCCTGCTCTCGACCGGCGACGTGGGCCACTTCGACCGCAACGGACTGCTCTTCGTCGACGGCCGCGACGACGACATGATCGTGTCCGGTGGCGAGAACGTCTACCCCCTCGAAGTCGAGAATCTCCTCGCAGACAGGGAAGACGTGATCGAGGCAGCCGTCATCGGTGTCGAAGATGCCGATTTCGGGCATCGGCTCCGGGCATTCGTCGTCCCTGCGCCGGGGTCCGCGAAGGATGCCGAGGAGATGAAGGCATACATCAAGTCGAATCTCGCCCGGTACAAGGTTCCGCGCGACATCGTGTTCATCGACGAACTCCCCCGCAACGCCACCGGCAAACTGCTCCGTAGGGCGCTCATCGAGATGGAGCCCTGA
- a CDS encoding SRPBCC family protein encodes MAAVDVETQATIARPRHEVAAYASNPGNATAWYANITEVKGDCGGPVETGAEFAFVAEFLGRRLVYTYEVVEHVPGTRLVMRTAEGPFPMETIYEWEDVADGKTRMTLRNRGEPSGFARIGAPVLSRAMRRANNKDLARLKGILEAEPGDS; translated from the coding sequence ATGGCCGCTGTGGACGTCGAGACTCAGGCCACGATTGCGCGACCACGACACGAGGTCGCGGCGTACGCGTCGAACCCGGGAAATGCGACCGCGTGGTACGCGAATATCACCGAGGTGAAGGGTGATTGCGGGGGCCCTGTGGAGACGGGCGCCGAGTTCGCCTTCGTCGCCGAGTTCTTGGGGCGACGTCTCGTGTACACCTACGAGGTCGTCGAGCACGTACCGGGCACGCGCCTCGTGATGCGCACCGCTGAGGGTCCCTTCCCGATGGAAACGATCTATGAATGGGAAGACGTAGCAGACGGGAAGACGAGAATGACCCTGCGCAACCGCGGGGAGCCGTCAGGGTTCGCCAGGATCGGCGCGCCGGTGTTGTCCCGCGCCATGCGCCGAGCCAACAACAAGGATCTCGCCCGCCTGAAGGGCATTCTGGAAGCCGAACCCGGCGATTCGTGA
- a CDS encoding transglycosylase family protein gives MTNSTFSKRALGWMAVTGAVVAVPLGLSTGTASAASHNWDGVAQCESGGNWGINTGNGYYGGLQFSQSTWEANGGTGTASNASKAEQIRVAENVLQTQGPGAWPTCGQYLTTGGGDVAEAPAPAPEPTPAPAPVTEVPAPAQPIAQQGIDTARQLAEQNGFGQQFQQLIDANPQLIAALR, from the coding sequence ATGACCAATTCCACCTTCAGCAAGCGTGCCCTCGGCTGGATGGCCGTCACCGGTGCTGTCGTCGCCGTCCCGCTCGGACTGAGCACCGGCACCGCCTCGGCTGCTTCCCACAACTGGGACGGTGTCGCGCAGTGTGAGAGCGGCGGCAACTGGGGCATCAACACCGGAAACGGTTACTACGGCGGACTCCAGTTCTCCCAGAGCACCTGGGAGGCCAACGGCGGCACCGGCACGGCGTCGAACGCCAGCAAGGCCGAACAGATCCGCGTCGCCGAGAACGTCCTCCAGACCCAGGGCCCCGGAGCATGGCCGACCTGCGGTCAGTACCTGACCACCGGTGGTGGCGACGTCGCCGAGGCCCCGGCCCCTGCCCCCGAGCCCACCCCGGCGCCGGCACCGGTCACCGAGGTGCCCGCACCGGCTCAGCCGATCGCCCAGCAAGGGATCGACACCGCTCGTCAGCTCGCCGAGCAGAACGGCTTCGGACAGCAATTCCAGCAGCTGATCGATGCGAACCCGCAGCTGATCGCCGCGTTGCGCTGA
- a CDS encoding UPF0182 family protein translates to MGMRPPAGLPSLSKRSRVLLVLALVAAALLLVGPRLITTYTDWLWFGEVGFRGVFTKVLVTRLLLFLVVGLVVGGIVWLALLLAYRSRPVFVPVSGPSDPVARYRTTVMTRLRLFGLAIPIAVGLLAGLIAQSSWVTVQLFMNGGAFGVTDPEFGLDVGFYTFDLPFYRFVLNWLFVAVLLAFFASLVTHYIFGGLKLAGRGGALTNAARVQLAVLAGTFILLKAVAYWFDRYSLLSSSRKEPTFTGGSYTDMNAVLQAKLILLAIAVICAGAFFAAIVLRDLRIPAMATALLVLSSILVGAVWPLVVEQFSVRPNAADKESAYIERNIAATRQAYGITDDKVEYKDYQGYGTQPPRDVPADVSTIANTRLLDPNILSRTFTQQQQLKNFYGFPPSLDIDRYDIDGEVRDYIVAARELSSKSLTGNQTDWINKHTVYTHGNGLVAAPANRVNAAAGESAEEAANSNSGYPVYMVSDIASQQAGNQVIPVEQPRIYYGEVIADTDADYAIVGGANGSDPREYDTDQARYRYTGAGGVPIGNWFNRLAFAAKYTERNILFSGAIGSDSKIIFNRDPRERVTHVAPWLTADGDSYPAVIDGKIVWIVDAYTTLENYPYAQRSSLDGLVEDSIDQNTGRLLPRKEVSYIRNSVKATVDAYDGTVKLYQVDDNDPVLDAWMGVFPGAVEAKDSIPEELGAHFRYPEDLFKVQREMLAKYHVDDPKEFFTNNAFWSVPSDPTIDTSANQPPYYVLVGDPETGKPSFNLTSAMVGYSREFLSAYLSVKSDPEDYGKFTVLQLPTDTQTQGPQQTQNSMISDPRVASERTLLERSNKIQYGNLLTLPIADGGILYVEPMYTERSSTGQNTSTFPQLSRVLVSYREPPPSNSVRVGYAPTLAQALDQVFGAGTGAVATAPSAQEGTPPDPDGGTPPASQGGAPAPAAPAPPPSSNVAAAVAELDASLDALTAAQRSGDFAAYGDALARVQRAVAAYEAIPK, encoded by the coding sequence GTGGGCATGCGGCCCCCCGCAGGATTACCGTCGTTGTCCAAACGCAGTCGAGTGCTGCTGGTGCTGGCGCTTGTCGCCGCTGCCCTGCTGTTGGTGGGCCCACGGCTGATCACGACCTACACGGACTGGTTGTGGTTCGGTGAAGTCGGCTTCCGGGGCGTCTTCACCAAGGTGCTCGTCACCCGGCTCCTTCTCTTCCTCGTGGTCGGCCTGGTTGTCGGCGGAATCGTCTGGCTGGCACTGCTGCTCGCGTACCGGTCGCGTCCCGTGTTCGTCCCGGTCTCGGGGCCGAGTGATCCGGTGGCGCGGTACCGGACCACCGTGATGACGCGTCTGCGTCTGTTCGGGTTGGCCATTCCGATTGCTGTAGGCCTTCTTGCCGGGCTGATCGCGCAGTCGAGCTGGGTCACCGTGCAGTTGTTCATGAACGGTGGCGCGTTCGGGGTCACCGATCCCGAGTTCGGCCTGGACGTCGGTTTCTACACGTTCGATCTGCCGTTCTATCGTTTCGTTCTCAACTGGCTGTTCGTCGCAGTGCTGCTCGCCTTCTTCGCAAGTCTGGTGACGCACTACATCTTCGGTGGGCTCAAGTTGGCTGGCCGGGGAGGTGCGCTCACCAACGCAGCCCGTGTCCAGCTGGCCGTGCTCGCCGGCACCTTCATCCTGCTCAAGGCGGTCGCCTACTGGTTCGATCGCTATTCACTTCTGTCGAGCAGTCGTAAGGAACCCACCTTCACCGGCGGTAGCTACACGGACATGAATGCAGTGCTGCAGGCGAAGCTGATCTTGCTCGCCATCGCGGTGATCTGTGCCGGCGCCTTCTTCGCGGCGATCGTTCTGCGTGACCTCCGTATCCCGGCCATGGCTACCGCGCTCCTCGTGCTGTCGTCCATTCTGGTCGGGGCCGTGTGGCCACTGGTCGTGGAGCAGTTCTCGGTGCGTCCCAACGCGGCCGACAAGGAGAGCGCGTACATCGAACGCAACATCGCGGCCACCCGGCAGGCGTACGGCATCACCGATGACAAGGTCGAGTACAAGGACTATCAGGGGTATGGCACGCAGCCGCCACGAGACGTACCGGCAGACGTGTCCACCATCGCGAACACGCGCCTGCTCGATCCCAACATCCTGTCCCGCACGTTCACGCAGCAGCAGCAGCTCAAGAACTTCTACGGCTTCCCGCCGTCGCTCGACATCGATCGGTACGACATCGACGGCGAAGTGCGTGACTACATCGTCGCGGCGCGTGAACTGTCGTCGAAGAGCCTCACGGGTAACCAGACGGACTGGATCAACAAGCACACCGTCTACACCCACGGCAACGGACTGGTCGCGGCACCGGCCAACCGGGTCAACGCCGCCGCGGGCGAATCCGCCGAGGAGGCGGCCAACAGTAACAGTGGCTACCCGGTGTATATGGTCAGCGACATCGCGTCGCAGCAGGCCGGGAACCAGGTCATCCCGGTCGAACAGCCACGCATCTACTACGGCGAGGTCATCGCGGACACCGATGCCGACTACGCCATCGTCGGTGGTGCAAACGGTTCCGATCCTCGCGAGTACGACACCGACCAGGCGCGGTACCGCTACACCGGGGCCGGGGGTGTTCCCATCGGGAACTGGTTCAACAGGCTGGCCTTCGCAGCCAAGTACACGGAACGCAACATCCTGTTCTCGGGTGCTATCGGCTCGGATTCGAAGATCATCTTCAACCGCGATCCCCGCGAGCGTGTCACGCATGTGGCACCGTGGCTCACGGCCGACGGGGATTCGTACCCGGCGGTCATCGACGGGAAGATCGTGTGGATCGTCGACGCCTACACCACGTTGGAGAACTACCCGTACGCGCAGCGCAGCTCCCTCGACGGACTCGTCGAGGACAGTATCGACCAGAACACAGGCCGATTGCTTCCGCGGAAAGAGGTCTCGTACATCCGGAACTCCGTGAAGGCCACCGTCGACGCGTACGACGGAACCGTCAAGCTGTACCAGGTGGACGACAACGATCCCGTCCTCGATGCCTGGATGGGAGTGTTCCCCGGGGCAGTGGAAGCCAAGGACTCGATTCCCGAGGAACTGGGCGCGCACTTCCGTTACCCCGAGGACCTCTTCAAGGTTCAGCGCGAAATGCTGGCCAAGTACCACGTCGACGACCCCAAGGAATTCTTCACGAACAACGCCTTCTGGTCGGTGCCGAGTGATCCCACGATCGACACGAGCGCCAATCAGCCGCCGTACTACGTCCTCGTGGGCGACCCCGAAACCGGGAAACCGTCGTTCAACCTGACCAGTGCGATGGTGGGTTACAGTCGCGAGTTCCTGTCTGCCTATCTGTCGGTCAAATCGGATCCGGAGGACTACGGCAAGTTCACCGTGCTCCAGTTGCCGACGGATACGCAGACCCAGGGTCCGCAGCAGACACAGAACTCGATGATTTCCGATCCGCGGGTGGCTTCGGAACGAACTCTGCTCGAGCGTTCGAACAAGATTCAGTACGGCAACCTACTGACGTTGCCCATCGCCGACGGCGGGATCCTGTACGTCGAGCCGATGTATACGGAGCGGAGTTCGACCGGCCAGAACACGTCCACGTTCCCGCAGCTGTCACGGGTGCTCGTGAGCTACCGCGAGCCACCGCCGAGTAACAGCGTTCGCGTCGGCTACGCCCCCACGTTGGCCCAGGCTCTTGACCAGGTCTTCGGTGCGGGCACCGGTGCGGTGGCAACGGCGCCCAGCGCGCAGGAAGGCACACCCCCCGACCCCGACGGGGGCACGCCGCCGGCGAGCCAGGGCGGGGCGCCCGCACCCGCGGCACCCGCGCCGCCGCCGTCGTCGAACGTTGCGGCCGCCGTCGCCGAGCTGGATGCGTCGCTGGATGCTCTGACTGCGGCTCAGCGCAGCGGTGACTTCGCCGCATACGGCGACGCCCTCGCTCGCGTACAGCGGGCGGTTGCCGCCTACGAGGCCATCCCCAAGTAA
- a CDS encoding PPA1309 family protein: MSEENVNPESDALARCVREVVEFVDAGGWDQPPQMFALVPTELLAAAEPSLLDQLADGAELTPIEQDPFPDDISGGSRALDEFLATTSWPESVAGCALVQEIVILPPEAESDLDEALVPLLSDRDAADDAARAAAESHPDRRSARLIAAVLRDGPSLCLMQLRPDEDVDPYAPIELLTYENLAPNLVSALYATLDAAEDDD; encoded by the coding sequence GTGAGTGAAGAGAATGTGAACCCGGAGTCGGACGCTCTTGCCCGTTGTGTGCGCGAGGTCGTCGAATTCGTCGATGCAGGAGGGTGGGATCAGCCCCCGCAGATGTTCGCACTCGTCCCGACCGAGCTTCTCGCCGCCGCCGAACCCAGCCTGCTCGACCAGCTGGCCGACGGTGCGGAATTGACTCCCATAGAACAGGATCCGTTTCCCGACGACATTTCCGGCGGGTCACGCGCTCTCGACGAGTTCCTTGCCACCACCAGTTGGCCGGAATCGGTGGCGGGATGCGCGCTGGTGCAGGAAATCGTCATTCTGCCGCCCGAGGCGGAATCCGACCTCGACGAGGCACTAGTACCCCTGCTGTCCGATCGGGACGCCGCCGACGACGCCGCGCGGGCCGCCGCCGAGTCCCATCCCGACCGTCGATCCGCCCGATTGATCGCAGCGGTACTGCGAGACGGACCGTCGCTGTGCCTGATGCAGTTGCGACCGGATGAGGACGTCGATCCCTACGCGCCGATCGAGCTGCTGACATACGAGAATCTGGCACCGAACCTCGTCAGCGCCCTGTACGCCACCCTCGACGCAGCCGAGGACGACGACTAG
- a CDS encoding PDZ domain-containing protein, giving the protein MNRRIVTLLAALAPIVVLGVLGTVITVPYVALGPGPTFNTLGEVDGEEVVAIEGAEVDDTTGHLNMTTVAVRDNLNVFEAFGLWASGRQGIVPREEVYPPDKSKDEVKQENDADFQQSENSAELAALHFLDKPVALEIAKVGEDGPSRDILKQGDRLVSVAGTPVSTVGDVQQAVADTAPQTEVPVVVVRDGVETSVPVVLGARPDDGSKGYLGITPEESPDVPFTVDFNLADVGGPSAGLMFALALIDKLSPGELNGGKFVAGTGTIDSDGDVGPIGGIKYKLIAASEAGAETFLVPAMNCDEARQGAPDGLRLVKVENLDGAVDALAGVNSGADAPHC; this is encoded by the coding sequence GTGAATCGACGGATAGTGACACTCCTGGCTGCCCTTGCCCCGATCGTGGTGCTCGGAGTGCTGGGAACGGTCATCACGGTGCCCTATGTGGCCCTCGGTCCCGGCCCGACCTTCAACACGCTCGGCGAAGTGGACGGCGAAGAGGTGGTCGCCATCGAGGGGGCCGAGGTGGACGACACCACCGGGCACCTCAACATGACCACCGTGGCAGTGCGCGACAACCTCAACGTGTTCGAGGCTTTCGGTCTGTGGGCCAGCGGGCGCCAGGGAATCGTTCCCCGCGAAGAGGTGTACCCGCCGGACAAGTCGAAGGACGAAGTGAAGCAGGAAAACGACGCAGACTTCCAGCAGTCCGAGAACAGCGCCGAACTGGCAGCCCTTCATTTTCTCGACAAGCCGGTGGCGCTCGAGATCGCCAAGGTCGGCGAGGACGGCCCGTCCAGGGACATCCTGAAGCAGGGCGACAGGCTCGTCAGTGTCGCGGGCACACCGGTGTCCACGGTAGGTGACGTCCAGCAAGCCGTGGCCGACACTGCGCCGCAGACGGAGGTGCCGGTCGTGGTGGTCCGCGACGGCGTCGAAACTTCCGTCCCGGTGGTCCTGGGCGCGCGCCCGGACGACGGGTCGAAAGGCTATCTGGGCATCACTCCGGAGGAGTCGCCGGACGTCCCGTTCACCGTCGACTTCAATCTCGCCGACGTCGGCGGCCCGTCGGCGGGACTGATGTTCGCGCTCGCGCTGATCGACAAACTCAGCCCGGGTGAACTGAACGGCGGCAAGTTCGTTGCGGGCACCGGCACGATCGACTCCGACGGAGACGTCGGGCCGATCGGCGGTATCAAGTACAAGCTGATCGCCGCGAGCGAGGCAGGCGCCGAGACGTTCCTCGTTCCCGCGATGAACTGCGACGAGGCGCGACAGGGTGCTCCCGACGGGCTGCGGTTGGTGAAGGTCGAGAACCTCGACGGGGCGGTCGACGCACTCGCGGGCGTCAACTCCGGAGCCGACGCGCCCCACTGCTGA
- a CDS encoding zinc-dependent metalloprotease: MSNMPFGFSNSDDDPDRDKDKGDQSGPDSAKNAGGPGDFGFGAGGFPSGDFDPAALGQMLTQFGQMLSGMGSSMGSGEQTGPVNYEIAKKLARQQMGSVTPITKGNSEAIADASRLAELWLDAATTLPAGATRTVAWTPNDWLDNTLDTWKRLCDPVAEKVSGMWVQGLPEEAKQMAGPMLGMMSQMGGLAFGSQLGQALGQLSKEVLTSTDIGLPLGPAGTGALLPAAVERFSKGLEQPDREILVFLAAREAAYQRLYSHVPWLRQRLLATVEEYARGITMDFSAIEDMAKGLDPSALTDPSQLENILQQGAFEPQTTPEQKQALERLETLLALIEGWVEVVVSAALNDRLPGVAALSETLRRRRASGGPAEQTFATLVGLELRPRKVREAAQLWRRLTSESTIDARDGVWAHPDLLPDSSDLDNPGMFVDRVLGGGERGNFDDPMAQLEATEARERAEEAERGDSGAGDEPTS, from the coding sequence ATGAGCAATATGCCGTTCGGCTTCTCGAACTCCGACGACGATCCCGACCGTGACAAGGACAAGGGAGACCAGTCCGGGCCCGACAGCGCCAAGAATGCGGGCGGCCCCGGGGACTTCGGTTTCGGGGCGGGTGGTTTCCCCTCGGGTGATTTCGATCCGGCGGCCCTCGGCCAGATGCTCACCCAGTTCGGTCAGATGCTGAGCGGCATGGGGTCGTCGATGGGTTCGGGCGAGCAGACCGGGCCGGTCAACTACGAGATCGCGAAGAAGCTCGCGCGCCAGCAGATGGGGTCGGTCACACCGATCACCAAGGGTAATTCGGAGGCGATCGCCGACGCGTCGCGCCTGGCCGAACTGTGGCTGGATGCGGCGACGACCCTGCCTGCCGGAGCGACGAGAACCGTCGCGTGGACGCCCAACGACTGGCTCGACAACACCCTCGACACGTGGAAGCGGCTGTGTGATCCCGTCGCCGAGAAGGTGTCGGGAATGTGGGTGCAGGGGTTGCCCGAAGAGGCGAAGCAGATGGCCGGACCCATGCTCGGCATGATGAGCCAGATGGGGGGTCTCGCGTTCGGGTCACAGTTGGGCCAGGCTCTCGGCCAGCTGTCGAAAGAGGTGCTGACCTCCACCGACATCGGGTTGCCCCTCGGCCCGGCGGGTACCGGAGCACTTCTTCCCGCCGCCGTGGAAAGGTTCAGCAAGGGCCTCGAACAGCCCGACCGCGAGATTCTCGTCTTCCTCGCCGCCCGGGAGGCCGCCTACCAGCGCCTTTACAGCCATGTCCCGTGGCTGCGGCAACGACTCCTCGCCACCGTCGAGGAGTACGCGCGCGGAATCACCATGGACTTCTCCGCCATCGAAGACATGGCGAAGGGACTCGACCCGTCCGCACTGACCGACCCCTCGCAGCTCGAGAACATCCTCCAGCAAGGCGCATTCGAACCGCAGACCACGCCGGAGCAGAAGCAGGCCCTCGAGCGTCTCGAAACGCTCCTCGCCCTCATCGAGGGGTGGGTCGAGGTGGTCGTGTCTGCCGCACTGAACGACCGCCTGCCCGGAGTCGCGGCGTTGAGCGAGACACTCCGGCGCCGACGTGCCAGCGGTGGACCGGCAGAGCAGACATTCGCGACCCTCGTCGGTCTCGAACTACGCCCCCGCAAGGTGCGCGAGGCTGCCCAGCTCTGGCGCCGTCTCACCTCGGAGTCCACCATCGACGCCCGCGACGGTGTCTGGGCTCACCCCGACTTGCTGCCGGACTCGTCCGACCTCGACAATCCCGGCATGTTCGTCGATCGCGTCCTCGGCGGTGGGGAGAGGGGAAACTTCGACGATCCGATGGCGCAGCTCGAGGCGACCGAAGCGCGCGAGCGAGCCGAGGAAGCCGAGCGCGGCGATTCCGGCGCGGGCGACGAACCGACCTCGTGA
- a CDS encoding ABC1 kinase family protein — translation MSDIPRRSSARTAKLASIPLGIAGRAAVGFGRKLTGGDRVEIDAQLSARAAEQLFAVLGELKGGAMKLGQALSVMEAAIPEEFAEPYRESLNKLQAQAPPLPARAVHRMLDQQLGTKWRERFMSFDDTPTASASIGQVHRAVWADGRDVAVKVQYPGADEALRADLKTLGRFAGLFASVMPGVDVRPVIDEFTARTEEELDYRIEANNQRRFAKVYDGDPQFAVPHVVASSPKVVVSEWMTAKPLSAIIADGTPEERNTAGALLAEFHFASPARVGLLHCDPHPGNFMLHSDGRLGVIDFGAAAPFPDGLPPVLGTMVRLALHEQFDELTELLHANGFVLPGRTVTDKEIADYLRPLTDPIRTESFHFTRAWLQKAAGTATDFNSAQFRTARALSLPPEYLMIFRVLVGSVGICAQLDAYAPYMAILTRWLPGFDDPTQEGDGTTVR, via the coding sequence GTGTCCGACATCCCCCGCAGGAGTTCTGCCCGCACCGCCAAACTCGCGAGCATTCCCTTAGGGATCGCCGGTCGTGCCGCCGTCGGGTTCGGCAGGAAGCTGACCGGCGGCGACCGGGTGGAGATCGACGCGCAGCTGAGCGCACGGGCAGCGGAGCAGTTGTTCGCCGTACTCGGTGAACTCAAGGGCGGGGCCATGAAGCTCGGTCAAGCCCTCAGTGTGATGGAGGCGGCGATCCCCGAGGAGTTCGCCGAGCCCTACCGGGAGTCGCTCAACAAACTTCAGGCGCAGGCTCCTCCCCTTCCTGCACGCGCTGTGCACAGAATGCTGGACCAGCAGCTCGGTACCAAATGGCGTGAGCGGTTCATGTCCTTCGACGACACGCCGACCGCCTCGGCCAGCATCGGGCAGGTACATCGCGCCGTGTGGGCCGACGGCCGGGACGTCGCCGTCAAGGTGCAGTATCCGGGGGCCGACGAAGCCCTGCGAGCAGACCTCAAGACCCTCGGACGTTTCGCGGGTCTCTTTGCGTCGGTGATGCCCGGCGTCGACGTGCGTCCCGTCATCGACGAGTTCACTGCCCGCACCGAAGAGGAACTCGACTACCGCATCGAGGCGAACAATCAGCGCCGGTTCGCCAAGGTCTACGACGGCGATCCGCAGTTCGCGGTCCCGCACGTCGTCGCAAGCTCCCCCAAGGTGGTGGTGAGCGAGTGGATGACCGCGAAGCCGCTCTCGGCCATCATCGCCGACGGAACACCCGAGGAACGCAACACTGCGGGCGCTCTGCTGGCCGAATTCCACTTCGCCTCCCCTGCGCGGGTCGGACTGCTGCACTGCGATCCCCATCCGGGAAACTTCATGTTGCACAGCGACGGTCGGCTCGGCGTCATCGACTTCGGTGCTGCCGCACCCTTTCCCGACGGCCTGCCTCCCGTCCTCGGCACGATGGTGCGTCTGGCACTGCACGAGCAGTTCGACGAGCTGACGGAGTTGCTGCACGCCAACGGATTCGTTCTTCCCGGTCGGACCGTAACCGACAAGGAGATCGCCGACTACCTGCGTCCGCTGACGGATCCGATTCGGACCGAATCCTTCCACTTCACCCGTGCCTGGCTACAGAAGGCTGCCGGCACCGCAACGGACTTCAACAGCGCACAGTTTCGGACTGCCCGAGCCCTGAGTTTGCCACCCGAGTACCTCATGATTTTCCGAGTCCTCGTCGGCTCGGTGGGTATCTGCGCTCAGCTCGATGCGTACGCGCCCTATATGGCGATCCTCACGCGGTGGCTTCCCGGATTCGACGATCCGACGCAGGAGGGCGACGGCACCACCGTCCGCTGA
- a CDS encoding WhiB family transcriptional regulator has translation MRAEENDVSTVTCRGVSETSTATSGFVDIVSTRRDLPCRADDPDLWFADSPTQLEQAKALCASCPIRLRCLDAALDRGEPWGVWGGEIFDQGVVVARKRPRGRPRKAQTLVCA, from the coding sequence CTGAGAGCAGAGGAGAACGACGTGTCTACCGTGACATGCCGAGGGGTATCCGAAACCTCAACCGCCACAAGCGGATTTGTTGACATTGTTTCCACCCGACGGGATCTGCCCTGCCGGGCCGACGATCCGGACCTGTGGTTCGCGGATTCCCCCACCCAGCTGGAGCAGGCCAAGGCGCTGTGCGCGTCGTGCCCGATCCGGTTGCGCTGCCTCGATGCAGCGCTCGATCGGGGCGAGCCGTGGGGAGTCTGGGGCGGCGAAATTTTCGATCAGGGAGTCGTGGTCGCCCGTAAGCGCCCTCGCGGCCGCCCGCGCAAGGCGCAGACTCTGGTGTGTGCCTGA